The Halomicronema hongdechloris C2206 genome includes a window with the following:
- a CDS encoding sensor histidine kinase — translation MPLFWFCLGLVIGLALWLRDQTRRSARLRSLLRKLSGDGDPSHLSTVAQLSSAITHQQQQLQGLEQQLRYYRQVLQAAPVGYLQVDDENQLLWCNDQAAQMLGIAPISRSQSPRLLLEWVRSFELDQLIEETRQSQTPQQQDWMLYRVSPDPLHPRDGPSYPLRSRSFPLEAGQVGVFLENRQEAMTLQQQRDRWISDVAHELKTPLTSIRLVAETLKPRIDQPLQGWIDRLLNETIRLSNLVEDLLNLSRLEGSDFQGLQLKQVDLPQLIGAAWQSLEPLAKIKHLQLSYRGPQELLIQLDETLMYRVLINLLDNAIKHSPAQASVYVELHPYLRPSGEDVESTAWVTLEVMDTGPGFKDRDLPHIFERFYRADQARTRGVASLSSQTNRSGGSGLGLAIVRQIIDTHQGRIQANNHPDTGGGWLKIELPKVLLCSLPDHE, via the coding sequence GTGCCTCTGTTTTGGTTTTGTTTGGGCTTAGTGATTGGACTGGCCTTGTGGCTACGGGATCAAACCCGTCGTTCGGCCCGTCTTCGCTCCCTATTGCGTAAGCTATCGGGAGATGGGGATCCGTCCCACCTGTCTACGGTAGCCCAGCTATCTAGTGCCATCACCCATCAACAGCAGCAACTGCAGGGGCTAGAGCAGCAGTTACGCTATTACCGGCAAGTGTTGCAGGCGGCGCCGGTTGGTTATTTGCAAGTTGATGATGAAAACCAACTCCTGTGGTGCAATGACCAGGCCGCTCAGATGTTGGGGATTGCCCCTATTAGTCGGTCTCAATCGCCGCGACTCTTATTGGAGTGGGTGCGCTCCTTTGAACTGGACCAACTGATCGAGGAAACTCGCCAAAGCCAAACTCCCCAGCAGCAGGACTGGATGCTGTATCGAGTCTCTCCAGATCCCTTACATCCCCGGGATGGACCGTCATACCCCCTGCGTAGCCGTAGTTTTCCCCTGGAAGCGGGGCAAGTAGGGGTGTTTCTGGAAAATCGTCAAGAGGCGATGACGCTGCAACAGCAACGAGACCGTTGGATTTCGGATGTGGCCCACGAGTTGAAGACGCCGTTGACCTCGATTCGGTTGGTGGCAGAAACCCTGAAACCGCGTATCGATCAACCGCTACAGGGTTGGATTGATCGGCTATTGAACGAAACGATACGGCTGAGCAATTTGGTAGAAGATCTGCTCAACCTTAGCCGTTTGGAGGGATCCGATTTTCAGGGCCTGCAGCTCAAACAGGTGGATCTGCCCCAGCTGATTGGGGCCGCCTGGCAAAGTTTAGAACCTCTGGCTAAAATCAAGCACTTGCAGCTGAGCTATCGCGGTCCTCAGGAGCTATTGATTCAGCTGGACGAAACACTCATGTATCGGGTATTGATCAATCTTCTAGATAATGCCATTAAGCATAGTCCGGCTCAGGCATCTGTTTATGTAGAGTTGCACCCGTATTTGAGGCCCTCTGGCGAGGATGTCGAGTCAACAGCTTGGGTGACGCTGGAGGTTATGGATACTGGTCCAGGGTTTAAGGACAGGGATTTACCCCATATTTTTGAGCGCTTTTATCGGGCCGATCAAGCTCGTACGCGTGGTGTAGCGTCGCTCTCGAGCCAGACGAACCGCAGTGGTGGTTCCGGGTTGGGGTTGGCCATTGTGCGCCAGATTATTGATACCCACCAGGGGCGTATCCAGGCCAATAACCATCCGGATACGGGCGGCGGCTGGTTGAAGATTGAACTACCGAAAGTGCTACTCTGTTCCCTGCCGGATCATGAGTGA
- a CDS encoding pseudouridine synthase: protein MAERLQKLLSQWGLASRRQAEQMIREGRVVVNGAIADLGQKANPAVDMIQLDGRVLEPVMPDRWVWLLNKPAGVVSTCHDPQGRPTVIDHLPQDLRQGQGIHPVGRLDADSTGALLLTNDGQLTYQLTHPRHHIPKQYHVWVRGQPSAATLRQWSQGIMLDGRQTQPAQVTRLTHNSQQTLLEITLWEGRNRQIRRTADQLGHPVLSLHRIAIGQLALGSLASGKSRPLTRDEITRLQAEAGTPKTAAIDSSSCFR from the coding sequence ATGGCAGAACGCTTGCAAAAGCTCTTGTCCCAATGGGGCCTGGCGTCTCGACGCCAGGCGGAGCAAATGATTCGAGAGGGGCGAGTCGTCGTTAACGGTGCGATCGCAGATCTCGGCCAAAAAGCCAATCCTGCCGTAGATATGATTCAGCTAGATGGTCGAGTCCTAGAGCCGGTCATGCCTGACCGCTGGGTCTGGCTACTCAATAAGCCCGCCGGCGTGGTGTCCACCTGTCACGATCCGCAAGGGCGACCGACAGTTATCGATCACCTGCCTCAGGATCTACGCCAAGGGCAAGGCATCCATCCAGTTGGCCGCTTAGATGCCGACTCTACCGGAGCATTGCTCTTGACCAACGATGGTCAGCTCACCTATCAACTGACCCATCCCCGGCACCACATCCCCAAACAATATCATGTGTGGGTACGGGGGCAACCGAGCGCTGCCACCCTGAGGCAGTGGTCCCAGGGAATTATGTTAGACGGTCGTCAGACCCAACCAGCCCAAGTGACCCGACTCACCCATAACTCCCAACAAACCCTGTTGGAGATCACCCTCTGGGAAGGTCGCAATCGTCAAATCCGCCGGACTGCCGATCAGTTAGGCCATCCTGTGCTTAGCCTGCATCGGATCGCCATCGGTCAGCTGGCTCTAGGCTCCTTGGCAAGCGGTAAAAGCCGTCCCCTAACCAGGGATGAGATCACTCGGCTCCAGGCTGAGGCAGGGACCCCTAAGACAGCTGCCATTGATTCCTCGTCGTGCTTTCGCTAG
- a CDS encoding helix-turn-helix domain-containing protein, whose product MKHKQPQLETIYREQLLEIGEILRQTREAQHQSLEHLAGQTLIRAKVLSSLETADLEELPEPVYIRGLIRRYGNALGLDGETLASQFFTPATLRRRVSWKESPAAQLRPLHLYVAYILLMVVAISGLSYVLKRTAPTTSQLPALEPLAPNATEPQSPASTPTTMEPENPAASSQPDKPIRVEMTLTAQSWIRIIADGTTTFEGVLPEGEQRLWTADERLVIRAGNAGGVMVSYNDGSQETLGKPGMVTEVAFPPNLDNPVSLAF is encoded by the coding sequence ATGAAACACAAGCAGCCCCAGTTAGAAACGATTTACCGAGAGCAGTTACTCGAGATTGGTGAGATTCTGCGGCAAACTCGGGAAGCCCAGCACCAGTCCCTCGAGCACCTGGCCGGTCAAACTCTGATTCGAGCGAAAGTGTTAAGCTCCCTGGAAACGGCAGATTTGGAAGAGTTGCCCGAGCCCGTGTATATTCGCGGCTTGATTCGTCGCTATGGTAATGCACTCGGCTTAGATGGCGAGACCCTAGCCAGCCAGTTTTTTACCCCGGCGACCCTGCGACGGCGAGTCTCCTGGAAAGAGTCCCCGGCTGCTCAATTGCGGCCCCTGCACCTTTACGTGGCCTATATTCTACTGATGGTAGTCGCCATCAGTGGCTTGTCCTATGTGTTGAAGCGGACAGCACCAACCACCAGCCAGCTCCCGGCCTTAGAACCTCTGGCTCCCAATGCGACTGAGCCCCAGTCGCCTGCCTCTACACCGACGACGATGGAGCCAGAGAACCCAGCAGCGAGTAGCCAGCCAGACAAACCCATCCGGGTTGAGATGACCCTAACTGCTCAATCCTGGATTCGCATCATTGCCGATGGCACCACCACCTTCGAAGGAGTGCTACCGGAAGGGGAGCAACGGTTGTGGACCGCCGATGAGCGCCTGGTGATTCGGGCTGGTAATGCTGGGGGCGTTATGGTTAGCTACAACGACGGTAGTCAAGAAACCTTGGGTAAACCCGGTATGGTGACCGAAGTCGCCTTTCCCCCCAACCTAGATAATCCCGTTAGCCTTGCCTTCTAG
- the purM gene encoding phosphoribosylformylglycinamidine cyclo-ligase, translating into MDYRDAGVDVEAGRAFVQTIRHLVESTQRPEVLGNLGGFSGCCRLPSGYQDPVLVAGTDGVGTKLKLAQALNRHTTVGVDLVAMCVNDILTCGAEPLFFLDYLATGKLEATQLTEVVAGVANGCRQAGCALLGGETAEMPGFYGAGVYDLAGFCVGIVERQQRLDGDQVQLGDVAIGLASQGVHSNGFSLVRKIVEAAAKTTVSPWQERPAMLQGHSLGEVCLTPTRIYVDPVLTAWRSGLPIHGMAHITGGGLPENLPRCLGSGQSLQIDPDAWPQLPIFQWLAAAGAVNPAAMFHTFNMGIGFVVLVPPDAAEQAITKFHQQAVDAYAIGEVIAGDGEILGLPQAP; encoded by the coding sequence ATGGATTATCGTGACGCCGGTGTTGATGTCGAGGCTGGACGAGCCTTTGTGCAGACGATTCGCCATCTAGTCGAGAGCACTCAGCGCCCAGAAGTACTCGGCAACTTGGGAGGATTTAGTGGCTGCTGTCGGCTCCCAAGCGGCTATCAAGATCCCGTGTTAGTCGCCGGGACCGATGGCGTTGGCACAAAATTGAAGCTGGCCCAAGCCCTGAATCGCCACACCACGGTTGGCGTGGATCTGGTCGCCATGTGCGTAAACGACATTCTCACCTGCGGGGCAGAGCCGTTATTTTTCCTAGACTATCTAGCCACGGGCAAATTAGAGGCCACCCAGTTAACAGAAGTGGTCGCTGGCGTTGCCAATGGTTGTCGTCAAGCTGGGTGTGCCCTCTTAGGGGGAGAGACCGCTGAAATGCCAGGGTTCTATGGAGCAGGAGTCTATGACCTAGCTGGTTTCTGTGTCGGCATCGTCGAGCGGCAGCAACGCTTGGATGGTGATCAGGTGCAGTTGGGGGATGTTGCCATTGGATTGGCGAGTCAAGGAGTCCACAGCAATGGCTTTAGTCTGGTGCGCAAGATTGTGGAGGCCGCCGCTAAGACAACCGTCTCCCCCTGGCAAGAACGACCAGCCATGTTGCAAGGCCACTCCTTGGGAGAGGTCTGCCTCACCCCTACTCGCATCTATGTAGACCCAGTCTTGACTGCCTGGCGTAGCGGGTTGCCGATTCACGGGATGGCTCATATTACTGGCGGCGGATTGCCTGAAAACCTACCTCGCTGCCTCGGGTCTGGCCAATCCCTACAAATTGACCCAGATGCTTGGCCACAACTACCAATTTTTCAATGGTTGGCGGCGGCTGGGGCCGTGAATCCTGCCGCCATGTTTCACACCTTTAATATGGGCATCGGCTTTGTCGTCTTAGTCCCCCCTGATGCTGCTGAGCAGGCAATTACTAAATTTCATCAGCAAGCTGTAGATGCCTATGCCATCGGTGAGGTGATTGCGGGCGATGGTGAGATCTTGGGTCTACCGCAGGCACCATAG
- a CDS encoding septal ring lytic transglycosylase RlpA family protein, which yields MKHHVIGSLTAAFVMSAFSAPLSSHAQQIEDREPARQIDASSSLDREDENSPEPTAFESARGHRATSTPARDIIYIHSHALDDRQAATLYVQGIPVLTFVGGELASLDQGKRSAEASAEVSQEPVLRATAVGARIEQFQQNQGNAETIAARWDDEAERYVISLADDDLVVINSQTILPDTTGSVPRDTLHVANRLRRLLGSAAPLDAIAGRPQAMANQVAIASVSSGMASWYGPGFHGRRSASGEVFNQHALTAAHRTLPFGTRVRVTNLRNNQQVVVRINDRGPYSHGRVIDLSAGAARAIGLARMGVGPVRLEVLQTP from the coding sequence ATGAAGCACCATGTCATTGGCAGCCTCACAGCTGCCTTTGTGATGTCAGCGTTCTCCGCTCCACTGTCTAGTCATGCCCAGCAGATTGAGGACAGGGAGCCTGCTCGCCAGATTGATGCCTCCAGTTCGTTGGATCGCGAAGACGAGAACTCGCCGGAGCCAACTGCTTTTGAGTCGGCTAGGGGGCATCGGGCCACATCGACTCCCGCCCGTGATATTATCTACATTCATTCCCATGCCCTAGATGATCGACAAGCCGCAACGCTCTACGTACAAGGCATTCCAGTATTGACGTTTGTTGGTGGTGAATTAGCTAGCCTGGATCAGGGAAAACGCAGCGCTGAGGCCTCGGCGGAGGTCAGCCAAGAACCGGTGCTGCGGGCCACTGCGGTGGGCGCTCGGATTGAGCAGTTTCAGCAGAACCAGGGCAATGCCGAAACGATTGCTGCCCGGTGGGACGATGAGGCGGAGCGGTATGTGATCTCCCTGGCAGATGACGACTTGGTGGTCATCAACAGCCAGACCATCTTGCCAGATACCACCGGCAGTGTGCCTCGAGATACCTTGCATGTGGCCAATCGCCTGCGGCGGCTGTTAGGGAGTGCGGCACCGTTAGATGCGATCGCAGGTCGTCCGCAAGCGATGGCGAATCAAGTCGCCATTGCCTCTGTCAGTAGTGGCATGGCCTCTTGGTATGGACCAGGGTTTCATGGTCGTCGCAGCGCCAGTGGTGAGGTGTTTAACCAGCACGCCCTCACGGCTGCCCACCGCACCTTGCCCTTCGGTACCCGAGTGCGGGTGACGAATCTACGCAACAACCAACAAGTCGTCGTCCGTATCAATGATCGAGGGCCCTATTCCCATGGTCGGGTCATCGATCTCTCGGCAGGGGCTGCCCGGGCCATCGGACTGGCCCGCATGGGGGTCGGCCCAGTCAGGCTCGAGGTGCTACAAACCCCTTAG
- a CDS encoding sodium-dependent bicarbonate transport family permease: MTFVTATTFLVRLNIDFGGHMVAALALMESPAIIVGLLLVRLFTNHHAQQDNHNPEASSWGEVLRESFLNGSVFLLVGSLRVGMVTSDQGWQSLLNLIQRMGVKLPAMTRFPQGLVHGLRFDNLRGDFFGGITAAIVALPLALAFGVASGVGPIAGLYGAISVGFFAALFGGTPSQISGPTGPMTVVMASTVTSLMARDPETGLAMAFTVVMLGGVFQILFGVLRLGKYITLMPYTVISGFMSGIGVIIIVIEIGPLLGYEGTADVVNSLLQLPTVLADIDPVAAGLGGLTLAIVFAAPPRLNRILPAPLIALVFCTLLSVWGFPHSEIPRIGDIPSGFPSLQLPQLEWNTLRDLLIYSVMLAILGALDSLMTSLVADNITRTQHHSDRELIGQGIGNLISGLLGGLPGAGATMRTVINVQTGGKTPLSGIIHAGVLGLIAWKAGALTEPIPQAVLAGILIKVGIDIIDWGFLRRAHRLSTKGAGVMYLVLVLTVFVDLITAVAVGVFVANLLTIKNLTDLQLQQTRAVTQGDDEDWLSSEEQGLLKAAKGRILMFHLSGPMSFGAAKAISRRLSIVENYEILILDLSEVPRLGVTALLAIEAMLKDTFAQKRQVFLVGATGQVQHRLQQLSIVRRLPLDHWVPQRLEALYQALALIRGYAPAVEPHRRTD; the protein is encoded by the coding sequence GTGACCTTTGTGACGGCCACCACCTTTTTGGTCCGGCTAAATATCGACTTTGGGGGACACATGGTCGCCGCCTTGGCCTTGATGGAATCACCGGCGATTATTGTCGGTTTGTTGTTAGTGCGACTCTTTACGAATCACCATGCCCAACAGGACAATCACAATCCGGAAGCATCTTCTTGGGGAGAAGTGCTGCGCGAGTCTTTCCTGAATGGCTCCGTGTTTCTATTGGTGGGGAGTCTGCGGGTGGGGATGGTCACCAGTGATCAAGGTTGGCAAAGTCTGCTTAATCTAATCCAACGCATGGGGGTTAAATTGCCAGCCATGACCAGGTTTCCGCAGGGGCTAGTACACGGACTCAGGTTTGACAACCTGCGAGGAGACTTCTTTGGTGGCATCACCGCCGCCATCGTCGCCCTGCCCCTCGCCCTCGCCTTCGGCGTCGCCTCCGGGGTTGGTCCCATCGCTGGTTTGTACGGCGCCATCAGTGTCGGGTTTTTTGCGGCTCTATTTGGGGGCACCCCTTCCCAAATTTCTGGCCCCACCGGCCCCATGACCGTGGTGATGGCGTCGACCGTGACCTCCCTGATGGCCCGAGATCCAGAGACCGGCCTGGCCATGGCCTTCACTGTCGTCATGCTCGGCGGTGTGTTTCAGATCCTGTTCGGGGTCCTCCGCCTGGGTAAATACATTACCCTGATGCCCTACACCGTCATCTCCGGTTTCATGTCGGGCATTGGGGTGATCATCATCGTGATCGAAATCGGCCCCCTACTCGGCTACGAGGGCACGGCGGACGTGGTCAACTCGCTGCTGCAGCTCCCCACGGTCTTGGCCGATATTGATCCCGTGGCGGCGGGATTAGGCGGGTTGACCCTAGCCATTGTCTTTGCCGCCCCTCCCCGCCTCAATCGGATATTACCGGCTCCCCTGATTGCCCTCGTCTTCTGTACCCTGTTATCGGTCTGGGGATTCCCCCACAGTGAGATTCCGCGCATCGGCGATATCCCCTCTGGATTTCCCAGCCTGCAACTGCCCCAACTAGAGTGGAATACCCTCAGGGATCTGCTGATCTATAGTGTCATGCTGGCCATCCTGGGCGCCTTGGATTCCCTCATGACCTCGCTAGTAGCCGACAACATCACTCGCACCCAGCACCACTCAGACCGAGAACTGATCGGGCAGGGCATCGGTAACCTGATCTCGGGACTGTTGGGCGGCTTGCCCGGGGCAGGGGCCACCATGCGCACAGTCATTAATGTCCAAACCGGTGGCAAAACCCCCCTGTCTGGCATCATCCATGCCGGAGTGCTGGGCCTGATCGCGTGGAAAGCCGGTGCCCTGACAGAGCCCATTCCCCAGGCAGTGCTGGCCGGCATTTTGATCAAGGTGGGCATCGACATTATTGACTGGGGATTTCTCAGGCGGGCCCACCGTCTATCTACCAAGGGGGCCGGAGTCATGTACCTAGTCTTGGTCCTGACAGTATTTGTAGACTTGATTACCGCCGTGGCGGTGGGCGTATTTGTGGCCAATTTGCTCACCATCAAAAACCTAACCGACCTGCAACTGCAGCAGACGCGGGCGGTGACCCAGGGAGACGATGAAGACTGGCTGTCGTCGGAAGAGCAGGGGCTGCTGAAGGCGGCTAAGGGGCGGATTTTGATGTTCCATTTGAGTGGCCCCATGAGCTTCGGTGCCGCTAAGGCCATTTCGCGGCGGCTTTCGATCGTAGAAAATTATGAAATCCTAATTCTCGATCTCAGTGAGGTGCCTAGATTGGGCGTGACGGCGCTGTTGGCCATCGAAGCCATGCTCAAGGATACCTTTGCCCAAAAACGGCAAGTCTTCTTGGTGGGGGCCACAGGCCAGGTGCAGCACCGACTGCAACAGTTAAGCATCGTACGACGCTTGCCCCTCGACCACTGGGTGCCTCAGCGGCTAGAGGCTCTATATCAAGCCCTAGCGCTAATTCGAGGATACGCGCCTGCCGTAGAACCGCACCGGCGCACTGACTAG
- the guaD gene encoding guanine deaminase encodes MSSPPASTDAPRLQAIRGAFLDFIEDPFYAPEAESVRYVPDGLLVIESGIIKAFGPYNDLESTYGHIPVTAYLGRLITPGFIDTHIHYPQTGMMAAYGEQLLQWLSQYTFPTEKRFQDKAYAKEVAEFFLDQLLSHGTTTALVFATVFPQSVEAFFEAAEARHLCMIAGKVMMDRHAPNLSSAIRPRPSYTDTKALIQTWHKRGRLRYAVTPRFAATSSEAQLQRARQLLQEFPDVYLHTHLSENQEEVAWIAELFPQSKGYLDVYDQAGLVTDRFCLSHGVQLSEAEFQRLSQAQSAIAFCPTSNLFLGSGLFKLEQAKSPSHPVKLGLGTDVGAGTSFSMLQTTNEAYKVAQLRRQSLSPFQALFLATLGGARALSLDGHLGSFDQGKDADFIVLDPQATPLLAFRNTAAVPRSLEALADQVFSLVILGDDRAVQATYVLGQLVHERY; translated from the coding sequence ATGTCCTCTCCTCCTGCCTCAACTGATGCCCCCCGTCTCCAGGCCATTCGCGGTGCCTTCCTCGACTTCATCGAGGATCCCTTCTACGCTCCCGAAGCCGAGAGTGTGCGCTACGTCCCCGATGGCTTGCTGGTGATCGAATCCGGCATTATCAAAGCCTTTGGCCCCTACAACGACCTCGAGAGCACCTACGGCCATATCCCTGTTACTGCCTACCTAGGCCGGCTGATCACCCCCGGCTTCATCGACACCCATATTCACTATCCCCAGACCGGCATGATGGCCGCCTACGGCGAGCAGCTGCTGCAGTGGTTGAGCCAATACACCTTTCCCACCGAGAAGCGCTTTCAAGATAAAGCCTATGCCAAAGAGGTGGCCGAGTTCTTTCTCGATCAACTGCTGAGTCACGGCACCACCACCGCCCTGGTCTTTGCCACGGTGTTTCCCCAATCCGTGGAGGCCTTCTTCGAGGCCGCCGAGGCCCGCCACCTCTGCATGATTGCCGGCAAGGTAATGATGGACCGCCATGCCCCCAACCTATCTTCTGCGATACGGCCGCGTCCTTCCTATACAGACACCAAAGCTCTGATTCAGACATGGCATAAACGGGGACGGCTGCGCTACGCCGTCACTCCCCGCTTCGCCGCCACCTCCAGCGAGGCCCAACTGCAGCGGGCCAGGCAACTGCTACAGGAGTTTCCTGATGTCTATCTGCACACTCACCTGTCCGAAAATCAAGAGGAAGTCGCCTGGATCGCAGAGCTTTTTCCCCAGAGTAAGGGCTATCTGGATGTCTATGATCAGGCCGGCCTGGTCACCGATCGCTTCTGTCTTTCCCACGGGGTGCAGTTGAGCGAGGCCGAATTCCAGCGGCTTTCCCAGGCCCAATCAGCCATTGCCTTTTGTCCCACCTCCAATCTATTTCTAGGCAGCGGCCTGTTCAAGCTGGAGCAGGCCAAGTCACCCAGCCATCCGGTGAAGCTGGGCTTAGGCACCGATGTGGGCGCCGGTACCAGCTTCTCCATGCTGCAAACCACCAACGAAGCCTATAAGGTGGCGCAGCTGCGGCGTCAGAGCCTATCCCCTTTCCAGGCGCTGTTTTTGGCTACCCTGGGCGGGGCTAGAGCTCTGAGCCTAGACGGCCACTTGGGCAGCTTCGATCAGGGCAAGGACGCCGACTTTATCGTGCTGGACCCCCAGGCGACGCCGCTGCTAGCCTTTCGCAACACCGCCGCCGTACCGAGGTCTCTGGAGGCGCTAGCGGACCAGGTATTCTCCCTGGTGATCCTAGGGGATGATCGGGCCGTGCAGGCCACCTATGTGCTGGGACAGTTGGTCCATGAGCGGTACTAG
- a CDS encoding glycosyltransferase family 2 protein, with the protein MSTAAGKIPVSVLIPAKNEEENLPACLESVAAAAEVFVVDSQSEDRSGEICDRYGAQVVQFHFNGRWPKKKNWALDNLPFHHDWVLIVDCDERIPPELWDEIAEAIQSSDYDGYYLNRRVFFLGTWIRHGGKYPDWNLRLFRHAKGRYENLHTEDIRNTGDNEVHEHVIIDGPVGYLQQDMLHEDFRDLFHWLERHNRYSNWEARVYYNLLHGMGNDGTIGANLFGDAVQRKRFLKTIWVRLPFKPLLRFCLFYVFQLGFLDGRAGYIYGRLLSQYEYQIGVKLFELERFGGSLNVNAAKAAPEATVTSEPGPANG; encoded by the coding sequence ATGTCCACCGCCGCCGGTAAGATTCCCGTTTCCGTGCTGATTCCTGCCAAAAACGAGGAAGAAAACCTGCCCGCCTGCCTGGAGAGTGTGGCTGCCGCCGCCGAAGTCTTCGTGGTCGACTCCCAAAGTGAGGATCGCTCCGGCGAGATTTGCGATCGCTACGGTGCTCAGGTAGTGCAGTTCCACTTCAACGGTCGCTGGCCTAAGAAAAAAAATTGGGCCTTAGACAACCTCCCCTTCCACCATGACTGGGTGCTGATCGTCGACTGCGACGAGCGCATTCCCCCAGAACTGTGGGACGAAATCGCTGAAGCTATCCAATCCTCTGACTACGACGGCTACTACCTCAACCGTCGCGTCTTCTTCCTGGGCACCTGGATTCGCCACGGCGGCAAATATCCCGACTGGAATCTGCGCCTCTTCCGCCACGCCAAAGGGCGCTATGAAAACCTCCACACCGAAGACATCCGCAACACCGGCGACAACGAAGTCCACGAGCATGTGATCATCGATGGCCCGGTGGGCTATTTGCAGCAGGACATGTTGCACGAAGACTTCCGCGACCTCTTCCATTGGCTAGAGCGCCACAACCGCTATTCCAACTGGGAAGCCCGGGTCTACTACAATCTGCTCCACGGCATGGGCAACGACGGCACCATCGGCGCTAACCTATTTGGCGATGCGGTCCAGCGCAAGCGCTTCCTGAAGACCATCTGGGTGCGGCTACCCTTCAAACCCTTGCTACGGTTCTGCCTGTTTTATGTGTTTCAGCTGGGGTTCCTGGATGGCCGGGCTGGCTATATTTACGGCCGCCTGCTGAGCCAGTATGAATACCAGATTGGGGTGAAATTGTTTGAACTAGAGCGCTTCGGTGGCAGCCTCAATGTCAATGCCGCCAAGGCTGCCCCAGAGGCTACAGTGACCTCAGAACCAGGCCCAGCCAACGGTTAG
- a CDS encoding glycosyltransferase family 2 protein — MSDPVLSAIICTHNRAGYLGAAIDSLLAQTWDDYEVIVVDNASTDDTRAVVQARCSHLRLHYVYEATLGLSAARNRGTTVARGQILAYLDDDAEASANWLQALYRVYAANPRVAIAGGKVTLALAAGPIGPGLLSENLMGHLGAYDLGDELHYITQPGLTPRGLNYSLRRSFLDSMGGFDLALARVGTNLLSNEELYMTQRALADGWQVAYVPTALVAHNVAPERLHPRWFLRRSWWQGISEFHRERLSGQRRHRWRQLGERLVRGLYKTLKYSFQPAARFENAAYVYGQLGYLSQVLKAPLTAASQRPTPEAASLALKEGNPSS; from the coding sequence ATGTCTGATCCTGTTCTGTCTGCCATTATCTGTACCCACAACCGGGCCGGTTATTTGGGGGCCGCCATCGATAGCCTGTTGGCCCAAACCTGGGACGACTATGAGGTGATCGTGGTGGACAATGCCAGCACCGACGACACCCGGGCTGTGGTGCAGGCCCGCTGTTCCCATCTCCGCTTGCACTATGTCTATGAGGCGACTCTGGGGTTATCGGCGGCCCGCAACCGGGGGACCACTGTGGCCCGGGGGCAGATTTTAGCCTATCTGGATGACGATGCCGAGGCCAGTGCCAATTGGCTGCAGGCCCTCTATCGGGTCTATGCGGCTAACCCGCGAGTTGCGATCGCAGGGGGCAAGGTCACCCTTGCTCTGGCCGCCGGGCCAATCGGCCCCGGCCTGCTCTCCGAAAACCTAATGGGCCACTTGGGGGCCTACGACCTGGGGGACGAGCTGCACTACATCACCCAACCCGGTCTCACCCCACGAGGCCTCAACTATTCTCTGCGCCGCAGCTTCCTAGACAGTATGGGCGGCTTCGACCTCGCCCTAGCCCGGGTTGGCACTAACCTCCTCTCCAATGAAGAACTCTACATGACCCAGCGGGCCCTGGCCGATGGCTGGCAGGTAGCCTACGTGCCCACTGCCCTGGTGGCCCACAACGTCGCCCCCGAGCGCCTACACCCCAGGTGGTTCCTGCGCCGCAGCTGGTGGCAAGGCATCAGCGAATTCCATCGGGAACGGCTCTCGGGGCAGCGCCGCCACCGTTGGCGCCAGCTGGGGGAAAGGCTGGTGCGGGGCCTCTACAAGACTCTAAAATATAGCTTCCAGCCTGCCGCCCGCTTCGAGAACGCCGCCTATGTCTATGGCCAGTTAGGGTATCTCAGTCAGGTCCTGAAAGCGCCTCTGACTGCGGCTTCACAGCGTCCTACCCCGGAGGCGGCCTCCCTCGCCCTCAAGGAAGGGAACCCCTCTTCCTAA